In the genome of Terriglobia bacterium, the window ATTTTGTTGTAAGATGAGGATGAGAGGATTTTGAACAGCCGCGCCTGCAGAGTGGCTGTATCTTGAAATAAGGAGGCCCAATGGCCATGGCTGAAAACAATAAGAGTCCCTAGGGCTTTTTTTTGAACAATTATTGTGAAAATATTCACAAAACGTTAACGTCAGAAAGGACCCTCACTTATGCCCAAGAAATTCATTGTTTTGTTTGGCTTCATGTTTTTCATTCTTACAATTTTAACGCTTATTACATTTGCAGCCACGCCGACACCGGCGCCCTTGAACCCTCCAACTTACAATTACTCCGAGGCCAACGGTTGCGTTCGATGTCATTTCACGAGCGGCGTGTCTGCCGATCACATGTTGGACGTCGTCGGGGTGACGATCGACGCCAACAACACCGCATTCTCACTCTCCGGGAACGGTTGGTTCGCATCACGCCACGCACAATCCAACCACGGGTCGACACAGAATACCTTCTGCGCCAAGTGCCACTCTCCCCTTCAGTCCACTGCCCAGGCAACATTCAACAACGGATTTATGGAGAATACGGCTTTGATCCCGGATGGTGTGGTGGAGGGTGTAACTTGTGCGGCTTGTCACCCATCTCACACTGTGGCTGTCGCTCTTGGCCGCCGAGTGGCCATATATAAGCCCGGCGGGGATAAGAACAAGCCCGAGGCTTACCAGGTTGTCCTCGAAGGCCAGGATGATCTGCTCTGCCTCAACTGCCACGTCAACCGCCACAATGAAGCCAATGCGGCGTTCAAACGCATGTACGATGCGGGCGTTGAATGCGTTGATTGCCACATGGCTCCGTATGGGCTGACCAACAACGGCCTGGGAACGGTTCAGAAGCGCTTCCACGATTTCAAGGTGGCGCAGAATCTTCCCTATTCGTGTGGTGTGGACGGATCGGTGAGTGGATTTGTTTGCCATGCGGGATTCAACAAGGAATCGACTCTCGCCTTTCTTCCCTACATGAAGGAGCAACACAGCGATTGGTGGCCCCTGAATCCCAGCACCGGCAAGAGGGCTGCGACAACGGCTGTGGGTGCGCTACAGACTTCGGAAGACTATATGGCACTCTGGAAGCGAATCCAAGAGCGAGGCGGACAGCTGCCCCTTGAGCACAAACAAATTGATCGGAAAGAAATTCATCCCTAGCTATCATATATAATCTAATCACGACATTTGGTTTATCCACTCTTGGGCCGTAACAGGAATGAAGGCAGGCACACTGCTGACATCCCCATACGGCCCTTTTTCATGCAGTATTGCCCTCAATCTGCAACGTGCCGCATGTAACAAATCTGTTGCATGCAACCGAACGGGAAACTGCGAATATCGCCGGAAATGGGACGAATTGTCCTGATCTTATACAGTCAATGGGACTTAAATTCCATATGAACAAATGAATCTTTTCACATGAATGGCAGAGGACGTGCCCTATCCAATTGTGGAGAAAGAGGGTTAGAAAGGAAACTAGCGATGGGACCTTCTCACGCACGGTCATTTCAGATGAGGCCGCATTGGCAGGATAATTCCCTTTCTTAGCCTGAAGGAGCAAAGGGAATGCACGTTTTAGGCGTATCGTTCTTGAGCATTCGCACTACGGTAGGGTTACCTCCTCTATGAGACCAAACGAAAAGACACAGATGGCCAACAAATGTTCGCGGATTGAAGAATCAACAGATCAATCTCACCAGAAATCCAGTCCCGTAACTGAAAAAGGAGAAGAAAAGGCCGGTCCTGCAAACGGAGGATTTCTCGATGCTTCCATTCGATTCCTCAGTACCGTCCGATTGGGAATCTACCTATTGATCATTCTCGTGGGGATCTCGTTTGCTGGAACGATCATCCCTCAGAGGCCGAATACCTCGCCGGAGAACCTCCAACGCATGTTCGCCCCCGCCAACCTGGTACTTATGGACCGGATTGGAATTCTTGATATCTTTCACGCCTGGTGGTTCAAGGCGCTGCTGACGCTGCTCGGCCTTAACATCGTCTTTGCATCACTTGACCGGTTTTCTCATGCTTGGCGATACATCAGGCGCCCTGCCAAATGGCTCACGGAAACAGTGATTCGAGCCCAGCACCAGCATGCCGAAGTCCACCTCCGCACCTCCCTCGACCAATCGGAGCGCACGGTCCAAGAGCAACTGAAGAAATGCCTCGGGCACCCTCAGGTCACCGAAAGAGAGGGGCGCAAAGTCATCTTCTCACAACGACAGGTCTATTCGCGCCTGGCGGCTTATGGAATCCATCTCAGCCTTCTGGTCATTTTCGCCGGGGGATTGATCGGGCTGGAATTCGGTTACAGGGCGCGGATTTCCTTAAGCGAGGGTGAATCCGCATCAAAAGTCATACTCTTCGATACCGCCCGGAGTGTAGTGGAGGCTGCAGGGGAAGCGAGGTTCATCGAGCGGGAGATCCCCTTCACGCTGAGCCTGGACAAGGCGGAAGTCGTCTTTAACAACCCCAGAGAATCCAGCCTTCTTCACCGCGATGACATCCAGAGCCCCGGGGTCGTGAAGAATTGGTATTGCACGATGTCAATATGGGAAAACGGTGTCAAGCAAGGCACCCAGGTGGTGGCGGTCAATCAACCGCTGTCATATCGGGGATTCCGGTTCTTTCAAAGTGGCTTTGATTTCGGGAATGGACTGAAGGAATTTACTTTTCAGGTCCGTTTAAAGGGAGCGGGGGGACAACCTTCCACGACCATTTACAGGGTTCGAGGGGGAGACTCCTTCGAGATCAAAGAAGCCCATTTGATCGCCACGCCGGTTCGGTCGGGAATAATGCCGCAAGCGGATCTGCCGTTTGCCTTTCTCAGCCTCCAGGGTAAGGATGGGAAGCCGGCTCTCCAGTTTCCGGTCTTCGATGAACCCACGACCCAGAAAATGCGCCAGGGTGCGAATGACACCTCGCCGCTGCCGAAGCCTCCTGACGGAATGGAAATCTTCCTGATCGATGCCATCCCGGAATTCACGACGACCCTTCAAGTTTCGCGCGATCCCGGAGTCACGACGGTGTGGGCGGGATGCATTCTCCTGATGGT includes:
- a CDS encoding cytochrome c biogenesis protein ResB; translation: MANKCSRIEESTDQSHQKSSPVTEKGEEKAGPANGGFLDASIRFLSTVRLGIYLLIILVGISFAGTIIPQRPNTSPENLQRMFAPANLVLMDRIGILDIFHAWWFKALLTLLGLNIVFASLDRFSHAWRYIRRPAKWLTETVIRAQHQHAEVHLRTSLDQSERTVQEQLKKCLGHPQVTEREGRKVIFSQRQVYSRLAAYGIHLSLLVIFAGGLIGLEFGYRARISLSEGESASKVILFDTARSVVEAAGEARFIEREIPFTLSLDKAEVVFNNPRESSLLHRDDIQSPGVVKNWYCTMSIWENGVKQGTQVVAVNQPLSYRGFRFFQSGFDFGNGLKEFTFQVRLKGAGGQPSTTIYRVRGGDSFEIKEAHLIATPVRSGIMPQADLPFAFLSLQGKDGKPALQFPVFDEPTTQKMRQGANDTSPLPKPPDGMEIFLIDAIPEFTTTLQVSRDPGVTTVWAGCILLMVGLTVAFYFSHQRLWAMLIPGQDGTTVVLGGDSSKNRSAFAKKFQHLVDSMEMGEESSSQKREFKEK